A portion of the Desulfurispora thermophila DSM 16022 genome contains these proteins:
- a CDS encoding zinc finger domain-containing protein — protein sequence MYYPGEIKTPGLELMLVLVRVIYFVALVLTTAGAGMVAGLPPVVSGTIGGLFGFFLLACGHLFEVVNVTCPHCGHRTRSLRDYGSFLCPNCQQVSIVKEGKANKQ from the coding sequence TTGTATTACCCGGGGGAAATCAAAACACCAGGCCTGGAACTGATGCTGGTGCTGGTACGGGTTATTTACTTCGTCGCCCTGGTACTGACTACCGCCGGAGCCGGCATGGTGGCGGGACTGCCACCCGTGGTCAGCGGCACCATCGGCGGGCTGTTCGGCTTTTTCCTGCTGGCCTGCGGTCACCTCTTCGAGGTAGTGAATGTAACCTGTCCTCACTGCGGTCACCGTACCCGTTCCCTGCGCGACTATGGTTCCTTCCTCTGCCCCAACTGCCAGCAAGTAAGCATTGTCAAGGAAGGAAAGGCGAATAAGCAATAA
- a CDS encoding ATP-binding protein — protein sequence MSTSEITEKITQLVIYRNLHCDPVLVSWRELQNHAGDYQHLARLFDQVQHCPHPLTGCNWWQNHLLDLIMLDDNIGSRAMAACPTGEQESCPALSGQLRSLLERELAVLQVLYHWQPDQVHLPAGTEGYWQHIWQSSPPARSPRYPDQQAFWQHKKALAAAFEENPAAILDALEKFHTALGYGLLSRFFCFTWQGSLQPVTHPDSPPPDALHGYLQERETLRENTARLVSGLPAVNILLYGDRGTGKSSAVKSLLHLFGQQRLRLVEMDKTNLSQYSVLLNQLAELPYKFIIFLDDLSFEELETDYKQLKAMLEGSVRRRPDNVVIYATSNRRHLVSETFREQDKHPQDSVQEKLSLADRFGLCLMFSAPGEQAYLEMVLHLARQAGLDWPRDALLKQARLWAMWHNGYSGRTARQLVDYLYGRWPGQF from the coding sequence ATGTCCACATCTGAAATAACCGAAAAAATTACCCAACTGGTCATCTACCGCAATTTACACTGCGACCCCGTCCTGGTCAGCTGGCGGGAACTACAAAACCACGCCGGCGACTACCAGCATCTGGCCCGGCTCTTTGACCAGGTTCAGCACTGCCCCCACCCGCTAACCGGCTGCAACTGGTGGCAAAACCACTTGCTGGACTTAATCATGCTGGATGACAATATCGGCAGCCGGGCCATGGCCGCCTGCCCGACCGGCGAGCAGGAGAGCTGCCCGGCTCTATCAGGCCAGCTCCGCTCCCTGCTGGAAAGAGAGCTGGCTGTTTTACAAGTGCTGTACCACTGGCAACCGGATCAGGTCCACCTCCCTGCGGGTACAGAGGGATACTGGCAGCACATCTGGCAGAGTTCCCCCCCGGCCCGTTCACCCCGTTACCCGGACCAGCAAGCCTTCTGGCAGCACAAAAAAGCCCTGGCCGCGGCATTTGAGGAAAACCCGGCCGCCATACTGGACGCGCTGGAAAAATTCCACACCGCCCTGGGCTACGGACTGCTCAGCCGCTTTTTCTGTTTTACCTGGCAGGGAAGCCTGCAACCGGTCACCCACCCCGACAGCCCGCCGCCTGACGCCCTGCACGGATACCTGCAGGAAAGGGAGACCCTGCGGGAAAACACCGCCCGGCTGGTATCCGGCCTGCCGGCTGTCAACATTTTGCTGTACGGCGACCGGGGCACCGGCAAATCTTCCGCCGTGAAGTCTTTGCTCCACCTGTTTGGCCAGCAGCGGCTGCGCCTGGTGGAAATGGACAAAACCAACCTGAGCCAGTACAGCGTTCTGCTGAACCAGTTGGCTGAACTACCGTACAAATTCATTATTTTTCTGGATGATCTCTCCTTTGAGGAGCTGGAAACTGATTACAAACAGCTCAAGGCCATGCTGGAAGGGAGTGTGCGGCGCCGGCCGGACAATGTGGTCATTTACGCCACGTCCAACCGCCGCCATCTGGTCAGCGAAACTTTCCGGGAGCAGGACAAACACCCGCAGGACAGCGTTCAGGAAAAACTCTCTTTAGCCGACCGGTTTGGCCTGTGCCTGATGTTCTCCGCCCCCGGTGAGCAGGCCTACCTGGAGATGGTGCTGCATCTGGCTCGCCAGGCGGGACTGGACTGGCCCCGGGACGCTCTGCTCAAACAGGCCCGGCTTTGGGCCATGTGGCACAACGGGTATTCGGGACGTACGGCCAGGCAACTGGTGGACTACTTATATGGACGATGGCCGGGGCAATTTTAG
- a CDS encoding ferredoxin domain-containing protein: MMQNALQMVAELMALSAKTAPKSLGQDYVEIKIVSGEDLNRLAEQMEQYGRKTGKVNFDRDAANVRQSAAVLLLALKENKPLGLNCGACGFSRCDELTSQEGPEFVGPLCAWRVIDLGIALGSAVKTASILNADNRVMYRAGVVARQMGLISGAIVVGVPIAAYSKNIYFDRPARS; the protein is encoded by the coding sequence ATGATGCAAAATGCACTGCAAATGGTGGCCGAGTTGATGGCGCTTTCCGCCAAGACGGCGCCCAAGTCTTTAGGTCAGGACTATGTGGAAATAAAAATTGTCAGCGGGGAGGACCTGAATAGATTGGCCGAACAGATGGAGCAATACGGGCGTAAAACCGGTAAAGTGAACTTTGACCGGGACGCGGCCAATGTGCGCCAGTCGGCGGCCGTACTGCTGCTGGCGCTGAAAGAAAACAAGCCTCTGGGGCTGAACTGCGGGGCCTGTGGCTTTTCCCGGTGTGATGAGTTAACCAGCCAGGAGGGACCGGAATTTGTGGGGCCACTCTGTGCCTGGCGGGTGATCGATCTGGGGATTGCCCTGGGTTCGGCGGTGAAAACCGCCAGTATTTTAAACGCGGACAACCGGGTAATGTACCGGGCCGGGGTGGTGGCCCGGCAAATGGGTCTCATCAGCGGGGCCATTGTGGTCGGGGTGCCCATAGCGGCGTACAGCAAGAATATCTATTTTGACCGGCCGGCCCGGAGTTAA
- a CDS encoding S-layer homology domain-containing protein, which translates to MYIAGKALLKKLKPLQWTLCLVLSFLALYLGPAAGVARAQVYPVLEHTSQIISRGVNQDTYTLQANDGKIIAYVLTVDLHDPYIDLQVLLGAGESWQKNDTVLNMARRSGAVAAVNADFFQMKDSGRPIGMTVLQGQLLSSPPLRRDMYTIAIGQDKTPFIGLFSFTGLVTAPDGSSFPLAGINKPAYLLPNATSSDSNALHMYNAAWGERSRGSKYAVGEPLLVEMLVRNNTVVQLYSNSDPIPLPADGFVLRGQGNAARFLQEKFRPGDQVQLTYRVQPDISNIKSASGGQALLLTDGHLPTYFSQEITGYHARTAAGYDATQSKLYLVAIENSSRSRGMTQKELAEFMLGLGVHTAINLDGGGSTSFVSRPLGENSPVLVNLPEKGAQRPVPVVLAVFSTAPPGALQGLIISGPERIVPGLPVKYTVKAYDEYYNPYQLAQEAVSWEVGSGWEQLAAGEFLPREPGSISLRASYQGVVAQKQVSVYQDDQLQLVVQPGSLSLLPGQKSEIKVNLRDPSGQLWPVPASYLQIKSESGLISIQGALLTAGEEAGQGEIKISFRSKSATVPFTIKAPLPFTDLDEKHWAYQAVHNLYQLKVVSGVSETLFQPAEKVTRAQFVTMLGRALGWVQQNQLSGQTPALPFKDRARIPGWASPYVAYAVQQKYLTGFPDGTFLPDRLLTRAEMAVVLDRVLKLPAASDDTPSFADTATIPAWASPALAACSKAGLIRGDGENKVHAQQNASRAETAVVINRMLVSGLVKTAGQSAPERSGQNLPGGEMIGPPAP; encoded by the coding sequence TTGTATATAGCAGGCAAGGCGCTCCTGAAGAAGCTAAAACCGTTGCAGTGGACACTGTGCCTGGTCTTATCCTTTCTGGCACTTTACCTGGGGCCGGCGGCCGGTGTGGCCCGGGCCCAGGTGTACCCGGTGCTGGAACACACCAGTCAAATAATCAGTCGGGGAGTGAATCAGGATACATATACTCTGCAAGCAAACGATGGCAAGATTATCGCTTATGTGTTGACCGTGGATCTGCACGACCCCTATATTGACCTCCAAGTATTGCTGGGTGCGGGAGAGTCCTGGCAAAAAAATGACACCGTGTTGAACATGGCCCGGCGCAGCGGGGCGGTGGCCGCGGTGAATGCCGACTTTTTTCAGATGAAGGACAGCGGCCGGCCCATTGGGATGACGGTGCTCCAGGGGCAACTGCTCAGCAGTCCTCCGCTGCGCCGGGATATGTACACAATAGCCATAGGTCAGGACAAGACACCTTTCATCGGCCTGTTCAGCTTTACCGGCCTGGTAACCGCTCCGGACGGCAGCAGTTTCCCTCTGGCTGGCATCAACAAACCGGCTTATTTGCTGCCCAATGCCACCAGTTCTGATAGCAATGCTTTGCATATGTACAATGCAGCCTGGGGGGAGAGAAGCCGGGGCAGCAAGTACGCGGTGGGAGAACCCCTGCTGGTGGAAATGCTGGTGCGCAACAATACGGTAGTGCAGCTCTACAGCAACAGCGATCCCATCCCGCTGCCGGCGGACGGTTTTGTCCTGCGGGGGCAGGGAAATGCGGCGCGTTTTTTACAGGAAAAGTTCCGGCCGGGAGACCAGGTGCAGCTTACTTATCGGGTGCAGCCCGATATCAGCAATATAAAAAGCGCCAGCGGCGGGCAGGCTCTCCTGCTGACCGATGGACATCTGCCCACCTATTTTTCCCAGGAGATAACCGGCTACCACGCCCGCACGGCGGCCGGTTATGATGCCACGCAGAGCAAACTGTATCTGGTGGCCATTGAAAATAGCAGCCGTAGCCGGGGGATGACCCAGAAAGAACTGGCCGAGTTTATGCTGGGGCTGGGCGTCCACACTGCCATCAACCTGGATGGGGGAGGCTCGACCAGCTTTGTCTCCCGGCCGCTGGGCGAGAACAGCCCCGTACTGGTCAACCTGCCGGAAAAGGGTGCCCAGCGGCCGGTGCCGGTGGTTTTGGCGGTCTTCTCCACCGCGCCGCCCGGTGCGCTGCAGGGGCTGATCATATCCGGTCCGGAGCGCATAGTTCCAGGTCTGCCGGTGAAGTATACTGTTAAAGCCTACGATGAATACTACAACCCCTACCAGCTGGCGCAGGAGGCAGTAAGCTGGGAAGTGGGTTCCGGATGGGAGCAACTGGCCGCGGGTGAATTTTTGCCCCGGGAGCCGGGCTCTATCTCCCTGCGGGCGTCTTATCAGGGAGTGGTGGCGCAAAAGCAGGTGAGTGTGTATCAGGACGACCAGCTGCAACTGGTTGTACAGCCCGGCTCCTTAAGCCTGCTTCCCGGGCAGAAAAGCGAAATCAAGGTTAACCTGCGCGATCCGTCCGGACAGCTCTGGCCGGTGCCCGCTTCTTACCTGCAAATTAAGTCGGAGAGCGGGCTGATCAGTATCCAGGGAGCGTTGCTCACGGCCGGAGAAGAAGCCGGACAAGGCGAAATAAAGATAAGTTTTCGCAGCAAGAGCGCAACTGTTCCGTTTACCATCAAAGCTCCGCTGCCCTTTACAGATTTGGATGAAAAGCACTGGGCCTACCAGGCGGTGCACAATCTTTACCAGTTGAAAGTGGTCAGCGGCGTGAGCGAAACACTTTTTCAGCCGGCGGAAAAAGTGACGCGGGCGCAGTTTGTGACCATGCTGGGCCGGGCCCTGGGCTGGGTGCAGCAAAACCAGCTATCCGGCCAGACGCCCGCTCTACCATTCAAGGATAGGGCCAGGATACCGGGCTGGGCCAGCCCCTATGTGGCCTATGCCGTACAACAAAAATACTTGACCGGTTTTCCCGATGGCACCTTTTTGCCCGATCGTCTGCTCACCCGGGCGGAAATGGCTGTGGTACTAGACCGGGTGCTGAAACTACCTGCAGCCAGTGATGATACCCCGTCATTTGCCGACACGGCCACCATCCCCGCCTGGGCTAGCCCCGCTCTGGCCGCCTGCAGCAAGGCGGGTTTAATTCGCGGCGACGGGGAGAACAAAGTGCACGCGCAACAAAATGCTAGCCGGGCGGAAACCGCTGTGGTCATTAATCGCATGTTGGTCAGCGGCCTGGTTAAAACAGCGGGACAGAGCGCGCCCGAAAGAAGCGGGCAAAACTTACCGGGGGGCGAGATGATTGGACCGCCAGCACCGTAA
- the fni gene encoding type 2 isopentenyl-diphosphate Delta-isomerase gives MDRQHRKIQHIEQALALPEETGTSGFQDLLLVHNALPEMDPGDIDLSCTFLGKKLAAPLLINAITGGHEKTLPINRALARLAARCGLAIAVGSQKAALEDPAVIDTFRVVREENPTGVVLANLSATCQPGEARRAVEMLAADGLQLHLNAAQELAMVEGETNFGHVADNIARVAGELSVPVIVKEVGFGLSRDVVRRLYAGGITHFDIAGRGGTNFLQIELARRGAAWPEISDWGIPTAAALLECVNLQLPVTIIASGGVRTYLDIVKALVAGAQLVGMARPLLQAVYSSEDVLFHYVDDLLQGMRRVMFLLGAVSIDRLARVPLVITGATAQWLAARGVDIAQWGKKDILAEKEKVDPCRK, from the coding sequence TTGGACCGCCAGCACCGTAAAATCCAGCATATTGAACAGGCGCTGGCTCTGCCGGAAGAGACAGGTACGAGCGGTTTTCAGGATCTGCTCCTGGTGCACAATGCCCTGCCGGAAATGGATCCGGGCGATATTGATCTTTCTTGCACTTTTCTGGGTAAAAAGCTGGCCGCTCCTCTATTGATCAACGCCATCACCGGCGGTCATGAAAAAACACTGCCCATTAACAGGGCACTGGCCCGTCTGGCCGCCCGCTGCGGTCTGGCCATTGCGGTGGGCTCCCAGAAAGCCGCTCTGGAAGATCCGGCGGTTATCGATACCTTTCGCGTGGTGCGGGAGGAAAACCCGACCGGGGTGGTGCTGGCCAATTTGAGCGCTACCTGCCAACCAGGGGAGGCGCGGCGGGCGGTGGAAATGCTGGCGGCGGATGGCCTTCAGCTGCACCTCAATGCCGCGCAGGAACTGGCCATGGTGGAAGGGGAAACCAATTTCGGCCACGTGGCGGATAATATTGCCCGGGTCGCCGGGGAGCTATCCGTGCCGGTGATTGTCAAAGAGGTGGGTTTTGGCCTGTCCAGAGATGTGGTGCGCCGGCTGTACGCCGGCGGGATCACCCACTTTGACATTGCCGGCCGGGGTGGCACCAACTTTTTGCAAATCGAACTGGCCAGGCGGGGCGCGGCCTGGCCGGAAATAAGTGACTGGGGCATCCCCACGGCGGCGGCCCTGCTGGAGTGCGTCAACCTGCAGCTACCCGTGACAATCATTGCGTCAGGTGGTGTGCGTACCTACCTGGATATTGTCAAAGCGCTGGTGGCCGGCGCACAGCTGGTGGGCATGGCCCGCCCGCTGCTCCAGGCCGTCTACAGTTCAGAAGATGTTCTGTTCCATTATGTAGATGATCTCCTTCAGGGTATGCGGCGGGTAATGTTTTTGCTTGGTGCGGTAAGCATTGACCGGCTGGCCCGTGTGCCGCTGGTGATCACCGGTGCCACAGCCCAGTGGCTGGCGGCCCGGGGCGTGGACATAGCGCAGTGGGGTAAAAAAGATATCTTGGCGGAGAAGGAAAAAGTGGATCCCTGTAGAAAGTAA
- the cobT gene encoding nicotinate-nucleotide--dimethylbenzimidazole phosphoribosyltransferase, giving the protein MSLLNETISAIAPLDAGWMEKAQSRVDSLIKPPGSLGRLEELAVQLAGITSSLRPPVQNKVIVLMAGDHGVVEEGVSIAPQEVTYQMLSAFAGGVAGVSVFSQVVGARLIIVDVGVKVPVDIPGVLSCKVKNGTDNIAKGPAMSRQEAVAALEVGIRVASEQVDAGADVLALGDMGIGNTTPSSAILACLAGLTPQEATGRGTFVNDEVLARKIAAVESALRINKPDPADGLDVLAKVGGLEIAGLAGVVLAAAARRKPVLVDGFISTAAAMIAAKLAPACRDYMIPAHLSGEQGHRLMLEYLGLKPLLQLDMRLGEGTGAALAMPLLEAAVGMLTRMASFQDAGVSDLDRDKAAG; this is encoded by the coding sequence ATGTCGCTGCTAAATGAGACTATCAGTGCCATTGCTCCGCTGGATGCCGGCTGGATGGAAAAGGCCCAGAGCCGGGTGGACAGTTTGATTAAACCGCCCGGGAGTCTGGGCCGCCTGGAAGAACTGGCCGTGCAACTGGCCGGCATTACCAGCAGCCTGAGGCCGCCGGTGCAAAACAAAGTGATTGTACTTATGGCCGGCGACCATGGTGTGGTGGAAGAAGGCGTCAGCATTGCGCCGCAGGAGGTTACCTACCAGATGCTGAGTGCTTTTGCCGGCGGTGTGGCGGGCGTAAGTGTTTTCAGCCAGGTGGTGGGCGCCAGGCTGATCATTGTGGACGTGGGCGTCAAAGTGCCGGTGGACATTCCCGGTGTCCTGTCCTGCAAAGTTAAAAACGGTACTGACAATATTGCGAAAGGTCCGGCTATGAGCCGCCAGGAAGCGGTAGCCGCTCTGGAAGTGGGTATCCGGGTGGCCAGTGAACAGGTGGATGCGGGGGCTGATGTGCTGGCCCTGGGCGATATGGGCATTGGCAATACTACTCCCAGCAGTGCCATTCTGGCCTGCCTGGCGGGGCTAACGCCGCAGGAGGCTACCGGGCGGGGCACTTTTGTCAACGACGAAGTGCTGGCACGCAAGATCGCCGCGGTGGAAAGTGCGCTGCGCATAAATAAGCCCGACCCGGCGGACGGCCTGGACGTGCTGGCCAAAGTGGGCGGCCTGGAAATCGCCGGTCTGGCCGGAGTGGTGCTGGCGGCAGCGGCGCGCCGCAAACCGGTGCTGGTGGACGGGTTTATTTCTACCGCCGCCGCCATGATCGCCGCCAAACTGGCGCCGGCCTGCCGTGACTACATGATCCCGGCCCACCTGTCTGGTGAACAGGGACACCGGCTGATGTTGGAGTACCTGGGCTTAAAACCACTGTTGCAACTGGATATGCGCCTGGGAGAAGGGACGGGGGCCGCGCTGGCCATGCCCCTGCTGGAAGCCGCCGTGGGGATGCTCACCCGCATGGCCAGCTTCCAGGACGCCGGGGTATCCGATTTGGACAGGGACAAAGCGGCCGGTTAA